Sequence from the Nitrospinaceae bacterium genome:
CCTGCTTGCAATAACAATAACAGAACTGACTGTCCAGCACCTTGGGAATTTCCGCAGCAATTTTATAGGCTTTAGCCACCTTTCCGGTAAAAAGTGCGGACGACAGGACCGGACGGGTTTCAATGAGAAAACCGGTAGCTGGAGCCACCGGTTGACCGTTTCCGGCAGGCTTGGTGAAAAAATAGACGCCCGTCAAAAAAACCACGACTGTGAGAGCCATTACGGGCAAAACCAGTTTGCGTTTTTTTTCCGGCGGAGAATTTTTTTTTCGGGATTTTTTCCCCATTTGATTTGTTCCTGGAAGAAATTATTTTTGAGGCTGAAAATTATTGATTTGTAACTATTATATGAATTGCCTTCCGGGGATTCAAGGGTTTTAAATCACAATTTGGAAGGGGAATTTCAACGTTTTGTTTATAGGATTTTACCTGATGATCAGGTACCACTTACTCAAAACCCTGGGAGGAAAGCCAAGAAGAAATAATGCCGCGATGATCATATTTCTCAGAGTGGTGAAGGCAATGCCCTCAGTGCGCCATCGCCGGGCCGAGGTGAGGGCTTTCTCCTCAAGAAGAACGATGGGGCCTTTTTGCTTGAGCCGTCTGAAAAAATCCAGATCTTCGCAAATCGGTATCGAAGAAAAGCCTCCCATCTCCCGAAACACGCAGGTTTTGACAAAGATCGCCTGATCGCCGTAAACCAGGTTGAGGTATTTTGATCTCAGGGTAGCCAGAGTCGAAATCAATTTCAAGGAAGGTTTTTCCGATTCAATGGCCAGACTGAAGGCCCCACCCAGCCGGTTCCCCTGTTGCATGACATCGACCATTCTCTGGTAGCTCTTGGCTTCTACACGGCTGTCTGCATGTAAAAACAGCAAAGCATCTCCCGTTGCAATTTCAGCCCCCGCATTCATTTGCAGAGCCCGGCCAGGGGGACCGGTGAGGATCCGCGATCCGAACGTTTCCGCGATCGCGAGTGTGCCGTCCTGGCTTCCGCCATCGGCGATGATCACCTCGTGCGGCGAATGACGGTTGATTTCCGTGAGCGTCTGACTCAGGATGAGCGCTTCATTGAGGGTTGGGATGATGACCGAAATTTTCACGAATCGCACCCCTCGAAATTGGGGAAAAGCACTGCTTTATGGGAAAGAAACGGTAGTTTTTGCTTTTTCAGACATCCAGCCGCGGCCAGTTAATCACAAAATTCAGTTCGATGCAATCTCATGCTGTGTCGTAACTTACGGCCCCTAGGCGCATTGCAGGATTGCGCGATAGGACGGTTTCAGGAGCCCTGAATTTCCGTTCGACACAGTGTTTTTGAGACTATTTGCATTTGAAATGCTATAATCATTGGGTTATAGATGGGATGGCACGTCAAAAACCTATTTTTTTAATCCAGTCATTTTTCCTTAAAAGCCATGCTGGCCCATTTCATTGATTCTAAACCATTTCAATGCGGGTATTTTAAGGACCGCGACTCGCTTTTTGAAGAGTATCTGCTGGAAGATGTCTCGGAAGTGGAGTTTGAATACCTGCTGGCACACGGAATGCGGCATTTCGGCGATTATTTTTTTCGCCCCCGGTGCCAGGAATGTCAGCAATGCATCCCCATACGGGTTCGGACCGAAGAGTTCCAAATGACCCGCAGCCAGAAGCGCTCCCTCAAAGCCTGTAAGGATGTAAAAGTAAAAATTGGCCCGCCCCGTTATTCCGAATCAAAATTCAAACTCTACCTGGATCATAAACAGCGGTTTCAGGCACTACAGGACGACGTGGAAGACGAGCAAAATTTTCGGCTTTCTTTTTATGTCAACACCCCGTATGGCATTGAGTTCGAATATTTTCTGGACGATCAGCTGATAGGAGTGGCTCTTGGCGACCTCACCGGGAACACGTTTTCAGCCATCTATACCTTTTATGTCGCACCGGATACCCGGTTGAGCCTTGGCACGTTCAGCATCCTGCAGCAGTTGGAGTTTTGCAAACGGCAGGGGATCAAGTATTTTTATCTTGGGTATTATATTACCAACAACAAATCGCTCATGTACAAAGCCGGATTCCGGCCCAATGAAGTGTATATCGATAACGACTGGCGCCCCTTCAGGAACGTGAAAGGCGAGTATTTGATAGTGAAGGACAAGCTTCAGTGGAAAAACGCAGAGTTTCTCGTCAAGGCCGCCGCTCCGCTGGAATTGGCCTGAGTCTCACCCACGGTATTTTCTTCTTCCTCAAAGAACTTCAAAAAATACCAGGAACACCCAAATCACCAGCAGAACGTTGAAAATGACGCCAATGTGAAAAAACACATTGAAGAATTTACTGTAAGTAAATTTGTAATCCATGTTCATCTCCCCTAAAGACTATCGACAAATAGACTTTGCGTCTCCAAGCGCGGAAATCTGCCGAAGTCCTTTGTTCTAGTCCATGACCAGGGTTTTTAACCTGGCGGCAAGCTCTGATTTTCGAATGATCTTCCTCACCGGGCGGTCGATGAGATTCAGGCTCATATAAAGCCTTTCCAGTTTGGAAAACGTTTTAGATTTCGCAATGGCCTGGCCGCCTTCATCGCGGATTTCGTTTCTCCACACACTCAACGCCGTCAGATTTTTGAGATGCGAGGAATTTGCCAGAGCGACAGCTCCCGCATTGCCGATATGGTTGGAGCATAAATAAAGTTTGGTGAGGGAAGCCAATTGCGGAGAATTTGCCAAGGCGATGGCTCCATCATCTCCAAGATCCGTGCTGTCAAGGTGCAACGCCCGCAGGTTAGGAAGCTGGGTTGACCTGGCAAAAAATTCTGCGCCTTCCGGGCCGATGGGATTGCTGTCCAGAAACAGGGTGTGTAAGTTCTGAAAATTGACGGAGTTCGCCAGGGCCTCGGCGCCTTTAACGCCAATATTGTTGGCTTCCAGCATCAGACATTCTAAATTTTTTACGATCGGTGAACCCGCGAGGCACTCAGCTTCACTATCTCCCAGGTTATTGTGGTTCAGGTATAAAGATGTGAGGTTGGTTAACGCTTTGGTCCCGGATAATATTTCCACAGCTTCGCCGGCGAGAGAATTGTGGCTCAGGTAAAGTTGTTCAACGGTGACCAGCTCTTTCATGTCAGAGATGGTTTTTAACTCATCCGGTCCGATTTCCTTGTCGTCAAGATCCAGTAATTTCCCATCCGGACTCAACTGCGAACGCACGAGCTGATCGATTTTGGTTTTAACCGCTTCTGTCAAAGTTGTGAACTCCCGACGGAATCTATTGAAAAAGAAAAAGGTAAGTGATGCTCTTAATCTAAATGATTTTAAACAAAAGATCAAATTTCGGTGGGACTATAAATGAGATATAAATTATGGGTTTCAGGAATTCAAAATGGTATAAATAAATTTCCAAAACAGAAAGGCTTGGTGTGCAAATATGATCATCGGAGTTCCAAAAGAAATCAAAAAGGATGAAGGCCGGGTTTCCCTGACTCCGGCGGGAGTGCATGACCTTGTCTCTTTGGGGCATGAAGTCCTGGTGGAAAAAGATGCCGGTTTGGGAAGCGATCTCACCAACCAGCAATATAAAGAGCAGGGAGCGCAGATCACCGAAAGGGATGATGTTTTTGGGCGGGCGGAAATGATCATCAAGGTCAAAGAACCCCTGCCGGAAGAATATGGGTTTCTCAGGGAAGGGCAGATTTTGTACACCTACCTGCACCTGGCTCCGGCCAAGGAACTGGCGCTGGCTCTTTTGGAAAGAAAGATTATCGGCATCGCCTATGAAACTGTGCAATTGCCGGATAAATCCCTTCCTCTTCTCATACCGATGAGCGAGGTGGCGGGCCGGATGTCCATCCACGAAGGCGCGAAATGCCTGGAAAGCGAAAACGGCGGGCGCGGGATTCTGCTGGGCGGCGTTCCCGGAGTGGACCCTGGACATGTGGTGATCATCGGAGGGGGGATCGTCGGTTCCAGCGCGGCAAAAATGGCCATCGGCACCGGAGCCACGGTGACGCTTCTCGACACCAACCTTCAGCGCCTCCGGTATCTGGACGACATCTACGGCGCCCGCTTGCGGACGTTGATGTCCAACCAGATCAATCTGACCGATGTGTTGCGAATGGCAGATCTGGTGGTCGGGGCGGTGCTCATTCCGGGGGCCAAGGCGCCCCGGCTGGTTTCCAGGGATATGTTGAAAAAGATGCGGCCCGGGTCCGTGGTCGTGGATGTGGGCATCGACCAGGGCGGCGTGTTCGAAACGTCCCACCCCACGACCCATAGCGATCCCATTTATGAAGAGGAAGGGGTCGTCCATTACTGCGTGGCCAACATGCCGGGAGCCCTGGCGCGCACGTCCACCTTTGCTTTGACCAACGCAACCTTCCCCTTTGCCAGGGAGCTGGCGCAAAAAGGATACCGGCAGGCGCTCAAGGAAAGCTCCGCTCTGACGTTGGGGTTGAATCTTTACAAAGGGCATGTGACGCACCCTGCAGTGGCCGAAGCGTTGGATCTGGAATACGTCGCTCCCGAAAAACTTTTAAACTGACCTCATGCAACCCTCCAATTTTGTTCATCTACATTTGCACACTTCCTACAGTCTGCTCGATTCCTCCTTGCGGCACGATTCGCTGTTCAAGCGTGCGGCGGAATACAAAATGCCTGCTGTCGCCATGACCGACCACGGAAATATGTTCGGGGCCGTGGAATTTTATAACGGAGCCAAACGCCATGGACTGAAACCCATTGTCGGGTGTGAGGTCTATGTCGCCCCAGGGAGCCGTCTGGAGAAGTCAGATAAGCATCAATTACGCGACGCCTCGTACCATCTTATATTATTAGCCCAAAATGACAAAGGGTACAAAAACCTTCTGCGCCTGGTGACTCAGGGGTATCTGGAAGGGTTTTACTACAAGCCCCGCATTGACAAGGAACTGCTGGCCGAATATTCCGAAGGATTGATTGCGCTCAGTTCCTGCGGACGCGGAGAGGTGGCTCATAACGTCAATAAGGAAGACATTCCCCGTGCGATGGAAGCGGCGAGCCAGTACCGGGACATCATGGGAGAAAACAATTTTTTTCTGGAACTGCAGTATCACAAGATGGAGTATCAGGAAAAAATTAATAAAGAGTTGATTCAGATCGGCAAAAAACTGTCCCTGCCCTTGGTAGCCACAAATAATTGTCACTACCTGGACCGCAAGGATTTCCGCGCACACGAAATTTTGCTTTGTCTGCAGACCGGAAAGACCATCAGCGATCAATACCGAATGCAGTACCCCTCTGACGAGTACTACTTTAAGTCGCCGGAAGAGATGATTGAAATTTTCAAGGACGTTCCGGAGGCTGTCGAGAACACCCTGAAAATTGCTGAACGCTGCGACCTGGACATGGATTTTAACAAGCTCAACTTTCCCGATTATCCGGTCCCGGAAAACTATACGCTCGAAACTTATTTGGAAGAAAAAGCCAAATCAGGCTTGCGGGAACGGTTGGAGGTGATGACGGAACGCGGGGTTGAGTTTGACGGCCAAGCGTATGAACAGCGGTTGGATGAAGAACTGGGGATCATTCGTGATATGGGGTATCCCGGTTATTTTTTGATTGTCTGGGATTTCATCGATCATGCCCGTTCCCAGAACATTCCTGTTGGGCCGGGGAGGGGGTCGGCCGCCGGGAGCGTGGTCGCCTATGCACTGAAAATAACCGATATCGATCCCTTGAAGTACGGGCTTCTGTTTGAACGGTTCTTAAATCCTGAGCGGGTGAGCATGCCGGATATCGATATCGATTTCTGCATAGAAGGCCGGGACGACGTCATCAGTTATGTGACCGAAAAATACGGCGGCAATCAAAACGTATCGCAGATCATTACTTTTGGAAGCATGAACGCCAAGGGAGTCCTCCGCGACGTGGGCCGTGTGTTGGATATGAGTTATGGAGAAGTGGACAAGATCGCAAAATTGGTTCCCAACCGTTTGAATGTCACCCTCAAGGACGCTTTTAATGAGGAACCCCGCTTCAAGGAAATGAGAAAGGAAAGCGAAAGCGTCGCGGAATTGCTGGAAATCGCCCAGAGTCTGGAAGGTCTTCCGCGTCACTGTTCGACGCATGCCGCGGGCGTGGTCATTTCCTCGCGTCCCCTGACGCAGTTCCTGCCCCTCTATAAAGGGAGCAATGACGAAGTGGTGACCCAGTTCTCGATGAACAGTGTCGAGAAACTCGGACTTCTCAAAATGGATTTCCTGGGTCTCAAGACCTTGACGGTGATCGACAATGCCTTGCGGCTGATGAAGAACTGCCGGAATCTGGATCTGGACATCGATGCGATTCCCAAGGACGACCTGGAAACGTTCAAACTATTGGGCGAAGGGCGAACGTTGGGTGTGTTTCAACTGGAAAGCACGGGAATGCGCGATCTTCTGAAAAAAATGAAACCCGATTGCTTCGAGGATATCATCGCCCTTTTAGCTTTGTACCGGCCCGGTCCGCTGGAAAGCGGCATGGTCGACGACTATGTCAAACGCAAACATGGAACGCTTGAGGAAAAATACGATCTTCCCCAATTGAAAGAAATCCTTAAGGAAACGCATGGCGTGATTCTTTATCAGGAGCAGGTCATGAAACTTGCCAGCGTGCTCGCAGGGTTCAGCCTGGGGGATGCGGATCTGCTTCGCCGCGCTATGGGAAAGAAAAAGCCGGAAGAGATGGCGGCCCAGCGGGAAAAATTCATGAGCGGAAGCCGTAAAAACAAGATACCGGAAAAAAAGGCGGATAAGATTTTTAACCTCATGGAAAAATTTTCCGGATACGGTTTCAATAAATCGCACAGCGCCGCTTATGCTCAGGTTTCCTACCAGACCGCTTATCTAAAAACCCATTACCCGCTGGAATTTTTTGGCGCCTTGATCACCAGCGACATGGACAATACGGACAAGGTCCTTCGCTACATCCACGATTGCCGGGAGATGGGGATCAAGGTCCAGCCGCCGGATGTTAATTTGAGCACCAAAGATTTTTCAATTTCCGAGGATCAGTTGGTTTTTGGTTTGGGAGCGATCAAAAATGTAGGGTCGGCGGCGATCGATTCGATTCTGGAAACGCGGAACCAACAAGGCCATTTTTCTTCGTTTAAGGAGTTTTGCGAATTCGTGGATTTGCGGCAGGTCAATAAACGGGTTCTCGAAAGCCTGATAAAAAGCGGAGCTCTGGATTCACTCGAAAACAACCGCGCTGGCATGATGAGAAATCTGCCTGCGACCATGGAAATGGCGCAGGGAAAACAGCGCGACCGTCAACTGGGCCAGTCCAGCATGTTCGATACTTTTGAAGAGCAGACGGACGCCACCAGTGAATCGCCGGGCAGCGTGGAGGAATGGAACGAGCAGGAACGTTTGAAGTATGAAAAGGAATCGATCGGATTTTATATCACCGGACATCCCCTGGAACGGTATGCGAAGGATTTGGCCTGGTTCACGGACGCGAATTCCGCAACCATCAGCGAAGCGGCCAACAACAGTGTGGTGAGTCTAGCCGGAATTCCTCTTAAAATACTTCCCAAGACCACACGCAAGGGAGATAAAATGGCCATCGTGACCCTGGAAGATTTGCAGGGTTCCGTTGAAGTCATCCTCTGGCCTGAAACCTTTGCCGCTGCAGAATCCTTATTGCTCAATGAAGAGCCACTGTTGGTTAAAGGAAAAGTCGATGCCGAAGGGACATTGCCAAAAGTCATCGCTGAAGGAGTGCATCCTCTGTCCGAGGCCAAAAATCATTGGATCGGGAAGGTTCATATTCATCTCCGAACGCCGGGTCTGGAAAGGCAAACCCTGATGGAAATAAAAAATATCCTTGCGGCTCACAAAGGCAATAATGAAACATTGCTCCATTTTATTTTTCCGGATAACAATATCAAAACCATTCGGGTGGAAGATAGTTTGAGAGTTCAGCCCTCAGATGAAGTGGTGCAAAATATAGAAGCCGTTTTAGGCGAAGAAGCCATTCGCTTTGAATGAGGAAGAGGAATACCGAAGCTCGTTTGAGTTTATCGGTTTATTTTCTGGGAAATCAAAGATTCGATCTTCTCCTGGGTGGCCTGCAATTTTTCGCTGGAAAGCCGGAACGGAATGAGTATTTTATCTCCACCTTTGGAAATGACCTCAAGGGAAGTCACCCAGGGGTTTCCGAATAAAAGGGCCGGGATAAATAAACTCCTGCCTCTTCGCACCGTTTGAATCTCTCTCCATTCGATCGCCAGCCGCGAGGCTTGTAAGGGAAATTGAAGCCGGGAGAAGTGCATGACGATTCCCTGGTTTCCCAAAGTGACAAAATAACAGCGGGGAAACAAGTCCCTGTTTTTCAGCATGAGTTGTATCGCCTTGGTGAGGCCCCATGCAAAAAGGAGGCATAACACACTCAAAACCACCGTGGTTATGGGAAGGCCCCGGGTGGATGATAGAATACGTATTGGAAACAAGATCAATATCAATAGGAATAGAAGAAGGGGTGCCATCATGAAAATTCCACTAATATTGGCTCCAAACGCGGGAAGCCCGGAAGGAAGGAGAATTGTGATATCCTCTTCTGTAGCCAGTACCGTTTCGGCCTTTGCCTCCGTTTCATGATCTGCGAGGTATTTTATCCCCCGGTCGATATCTTTTTCTGCCCAGTTTTGAGAATTCATGTTGGCTGAACGTGTTTCAAATAAAGATTCAAATTTGTCGATGCTGAAAAAACTCTGATACTATTCTTTGAGCACGGTTGCGAGATTCCTGTAAAATAATCACTACGGACCCCAGTTTACGCAATGAAATATTTATCATGAAACTAAAACACACGGAATTAAAAAACTTCATCGATTGTCTGCCCAACGGAATCACGGTGGTTACCATTGAGATGCCGCATATTCATACGATGGAAATGGCGTTATTTGTCCGGGCGGGTTTACGTTTTGAGAATGAACAAAACAATGGAATTTCTCATTTTCTCGAACATATGTTGTACCGCGGCAATGCAAAGTTTCCCGACTCCCTGTCCTTGAACAGGGAATTTGAAAAGGTGGGCCGGGAGCTTTGCGCGTCTACCTTATGTGAATATACCTATTATGGATTCAGCCCTCACATCTCCCAGATCGAACGGGCCGTAGAATTGTTCTCCGACTTCTTTGTCGAGCCGACCTTTCCGCAAATCGATGTGGAGCGGGAAATCATTCTGGAGGAATGCCTGGAAGAACTCAATGAAAAAGGAGAGAATGTTGATATCGACAATGTCGCCTGCCGGCTTCTCTATCACGGGTCTGCCTTATCCATGCCCACCATCGGGACCGAAACGACCATCAAATCGATCAACAAGGAAATGCTCCGCGATCATTTTAATAAATACTATTTGCCTCGCAACATGATCCTTGTTGGCGCCGGGCCGGTTATCCATGATGAATTTTTGGATTTGGCAAAAAAATATTTTTCCAAGATTCCAGATCGAGGAAAAGGGATCGCGGCGGATCACTTTAGAGATAGCTTGAATGAGGAACAAAAATCACCGGCGCAGGTGTTTCAATACGATTCCGACAGTCAGGTGCAGTTGCAGCTCTGCTTTCGGTCGGTATCCTATAATCACCCCGACTATTTTCCTTTATCGTTGATCAGCCGGGTGTTCGATGACGGGTTCAGCTCACGTTTGCAAAGAGCGTTGCGGGAAGACCGCGGCCTGGTGTATTCCGTGGAATGCCGCGTCACCAGTTTCTCCGACACGGGAACGGTGGATTTCGATGTGACGGTGAGACCGGATAAGCTATGCCAGGTGGCCAGAATATTGATCGATGAAATAAAGAACTTTCTCGAGACCGGCCCTGGAGAGGACGAATTGAACCACGTCAAGCAACGGTATTTTTACGAATTGGACGGCGATTTGGATGACACCTGCAAACAAATTTCCCGTTACGGATTTTCCCACCTGTATTCTAAAGTGATGTCCGCCGAGCAGGAATGGGCCTTGATTCAATCGATCACGCGTGACGAAATACTGAATGTGGCCCGCAAAGTTTTTGTCCCTGACAAACTCAACCTCGTCATTGTCGGTCCCTACACCCCGGAAATTAAAAAAGAGCTGGAAGGTATTGTCGAATCGTTCCAGGGACTGCCGGAGTTTGTTTCCTGAATATGGTTTCTTTTGCCTCAAAAATTTTTTCCAACAGGGTTCAATGGAAATACGCATTCCTTGCGGTCGCATTTTTTTTCAGTGCGTCTTGTGGAAACAATTCCAGTAAGGTTGAACGGTGTTTGGAGAACGGAAGTTGCATCGCCGCGCTGGACGTATTTAAAATTTCCGAGGATCTTTCATTGAATCCCGAAGCCGCTCTCTGGAACAATCCCGATGGTCCCAAAAAGATTTCTCTTGAGCTGGGGCCGCAGATGATCACCAATCCCAAATGGCCGGACCCTTCGGTCAAAAAGGTTTCTCTGAGCGCCGTACGCAACGGATCGGACATTGCCTTTCTTCTGGAATGGGAGGACCGTACGCAGGACCATTCCTTTGGCCATTCCGCACGGTTCACTGACCAGGCCGCTGTTATGTTTCCCCTCGAACCCGGTGAAGAAGCTCCGTTGATAACCATGGGAAGCGAAAATCAGGTGGTCAACATCTGGCAATGGAAAGCGGCCTGGGAAAAGGATATGAAAGACGGAAAAAATAAACGATCCCGCGAAAAAGAAAATTTCTCCCCCTCTTCGGGAACTTCAGTGATTGGACCTGAGCGCGACTCGCCTGTGGAAGATTTAAATGCGGAAGGGTTCAGCACCTTGACGATCCAGGACGAGCAGAATGTTCAAGGCAAAGGGGTCTGG
This genomic interval carries:
- a CDS encoding glycosyl transferase family 2 gives rise to the protein MKISVIIPTLNEALILSQTLTEINRHSPHEVIIADGGSQDGTLAIAETFGSRILTGPPGRALQMNAGAEIATGDALLFLHADSRVEAKSYQRMVDVMQQGNRLGGAFSLAIESEKPSLKLISTLATLRSKYLNLVYGDQAIFVKTCVFREMGGFSSIPICEDLDFFRRLKQKGPIVLLEEKALTSARRWRTEGIAFTTLRNMIIAALFLLGFPPRVLSKWYLIIR
- the ate gene encoding putative arginyl-tRNA--protein transferase; its protein translation is MLAHFIDSKPFQCGYFKDRDSLFEEYLLEDVSEVEFEYLLAHGMRHFGDYFFRPRCQECQQCIPIRVRTEEFQMTRSQKRSLKACKDVKVKIGPPRYSESKFKLYLDHKQRFQALQDDVEDEQNFRLSFYVNTPYGIEFEYFLDDQLIGVALGDLTGNTFSAIYTFYVAPDTRLSLGTFSILQQLEFCKRQGIKYFYLGYYITNNKSLMYKAGFRPNEVYIDNDWRPFRNVKGEYLIVKDKLQWKNAEFLVKAAAPLELA
- a CDS encoding alanine dehydrogenase, which translates into the protein MIIGVPKEIKKDEGRVSLTPAGVHDLVSLGHEVLVEKDAGLGSDLTNQQYKEQGAQITERDDVFGRAEMIIKVKEPLPEEYGFLREGQILYTYLHLAPAKELALALLERKIIGIAYETVQLPDKSLPLLIPMSEVAGRMSIHEGAKCLESENGGRGILLGGVPGVDPGHVVIIGGGIVGSSAAKMAIGTGATVTLLDTNLQRLRYLDDIYGARLRTLMSNQINLTDVLRMADLVVGAVLIPGAKAPRLVSRDMLKKMRPGSVVVDVGIDQGGVFETSHPTTHSDPIYEEEGVVHYCVANMPGALARTSTFALTNATFPFARELAQKGYRQALKESSALTLGLNLYKGHVTHPAVAEALDLEYVAPEKLLN
- the dnaE gene encoding DNA-directed DNA polymerase; its protein translation is MQPSNFVHLHLHTSYSLLDSSLRHDSLFKRAAEYKMPAVAMTDHGNMFGAVEFYNGAKRHGLKPIVGCEVYVAPGSRLEKSDKHQLRDASYHLILLAQNDKGYKNLLRLVTQGYLEGFYYKPRIDKELLAEYSEGLIALSSCGRGEVAHNVNKEDIPRAMEAASQYRDIMGENNFFLELQYHKMEYQEKINKELIQIGKKLSLPLVATNNCHYLDRKDFRAHEILLCLQTGKTISDQYRMQYPSDEYYFKSPEEMIEIFKDVPEAVENTLKIAERCDLDMDFNKLNFPDYPVPENYTLETYLEEKAKSGLRERLEVMTERGVEFDGQAYEQRLDEELGIIRDMGYPGYFLIVWDFIDHARSQNIPVGPGRGSAAGSVVAYALKITDIDPLKYGLLFERFLNPERVSMPDIDIDFCIEGRDDVISYVTEKYGGNQNVSQIITFGSMNAKGVLRDVGRVLDMSYGEVDKIAKLVPNRLNVTLKDAFNEEPRFKEMRKESESVAELLEIAQSLEGLPRHCSTHAAGVVISSRPLTQFLPLYKGSNDEVVTQFSMNSVEKLGLLKMDFLGLKTLTVIDNALRLMKNCRNLDLDIDAIPKDDLETFKLLGEGRTLGVFQLESTGMRDLLKKMKPDCFEDIIALLALYRPGPLESGMVDDYVKRKHGTLEEKYDLPQLKEILKETHGVILYQEQVMKLASVLAGFSLGDADLLRRAMGKKKPEEMAAQREKFMSGSRKNKIPEKKADKIFNLMEKFSGYGFNKSHSAAYAQVSYQTAYLKTHYPLEFFGALITSDMDNTDKVLRYIHDCREMGIKVQPPDVNLSTKDFSISEDQLVFGLGAIKNVGSAAIDSILETRNQQGHFSSFKEFCEFVDLRQVNKRVLESLIKSGALDSLENNRAGMMRNLPATMEMAQGKQRDRQLGQSSMFDTFEEQTDATSESPGSVEEWNEQERLKYEKESIGFYITGHPLERYAKDLAWFTDANSATISEAANNSVVSLAGIPLKILPKTTRKGDKMAIVTLEDLQGSVEVILWPETFAAAESLLLNEEPLLVKGKVDAEGTLPKVIAEGVHPLSEAKNHWIGKVHIHLRTPGLERQTLMEIKNILAAHKGNNETLLHFIFPDNNIKTIRVEDSLRVQPSDEVVQNIEAVLGEEAIRFE
- a CDS encoding peptidase M16 translates to MKLKHTELKNFIDCLPNGITVVTIEMPHIHTMEMALFVRAGLRFENEQNNGISHFLEHMLYRGNAKFPDSLSLNREFEKVGRELCASTLCEYTYYGFSPHISQIERAVELFSDFFVEPTFPQIDVEREIILEECLEELNEKGENVDIDNVACRLLYHGSALSMPTIGTETTIKSINKEMLRDHFNKYYLPRNMILVGAGPVIHDEFLDLAKKYFSKIPDRGKGIAADHFRDSLNEEQKSPAQVFQYDSDSQVQLQLCFRSVSYNHPDYFPLSLISRVFDDGFSSRLQRALREDRGLVYSVECRVTSFSDTGTVDFDVTVRPDKLCQVARILIDEIKNFLETGPGEDELNHVKQRYFYELDGDLDDTCKQISRYGFSHLYSKVMSAEQEWALIQSITRDEILNVARKVFVPDKLNLVIVGPYTPEIKKELEGIVESFQGLPEFVS